A region from the Janthinobacterium agaricidamnosum genome encodes:
- a CDS encoding peptidase, translating into MTYCIGMRLNEGLVFLSDSRTNAGVDQVGTFRKMSVFENPGDRMLVLMTAGNLSISQAIRQIVSEHVDADGRSIWNVASMYDAARIVGEAVRTVHLREAKALADCGIDFNVSIIVGGQIGAERCRLFQVYSAGNFIESHDENTYFQIGEAKYGKPIIDRVINPFTRLDEAAKCALISMDSTLRSNISVGLPLDLLVYETGSLAVTRFVTIDEKNQYFRMIRDTWGEQLKQVFEGIVDPVWNAAPETTTNVLSSSNMHSKPVRVAIPEHVSRGGLTVAPLQSLAQQFSDDKQH; encoded by the coding sequence ATGACTTATTGCATAGGCATGCGCCTGAACGAAGGCCTGGTCTTCCTGTCCGACTCCCGCACCAACGCCGGCGTGGACCAGGTGGGCACCTTCCGCAAGATGAGCGTGTTCGAGAACCCGGGCGACCGCATGCTGGTCCTGATGACGGCCGGCAACCTGTCGATCTCGCAGGCGATCCGCCAGATCGTCTCCGAACACGTCGATGCGGACGGACGCAGCATCTGGAACGTGGCCAGCATGTACGACGCGGCGCGCATCGTGGGCGAAGCCGTGCGCACCGTGCACCTGCGCGAAGCGAAGGCCCTGGCCGACTGCGGCATCGATTTCAACGTCAGCATCATTGTGGGCGGCCAGATAGGCGCCGAGCGCTGCCGATTGTTCCAGGTGTATTCGGCCGGCAATTTCATCGAATCGCATGATGAAAACACGTATTTCCAGATCGGCGAAGCCAAATACGGCAAGCCCATCATCGACCGGGTCATCAACCCGTTCACGCGCCTCGATGAAGCGGCCAAGTGTGCGCTGATCTCCATGGATTCCACCTTGCGCTCGAACATTTCCGTCGGCTTGCCGCTCGATCTGCTCGTCTACGAGACGGGCAGCCTGGCCGTCACGCGCTTCGTCACCATCGATGAAAAGAACCAGTATTTCCGCATGATCCGAGATACCTGGGGCGAGCAATTGAAACAGGTGTTCGAAGGCATCGTCGATCCCGTGTGGAATGCGGCGCCAGAGACCACGACGAACGTGCTGTCGTCAAGCAACATGCACAGCAAGCCGGTGCGCGTGGCCATCCCCGAGCATGTGAGCCGCGGCGGCCTGACGGTGGCCCCTCTGCAATCCTTGGCGCAGCAGTTCAGCGACGACAAGCAGCATTGA
- a CDS encoding GNAT family N-acetyltransferase produces the protein MPAPDIVIRLLTPADTTAFCALRLRAILDSPSSFSASREDELARTPEEHVQRIAGGTLQRGFGAFDGDRLVGFAGLRRESLRQLSHKAVLWGVFVDVTQRGHGVARRLVNACIELAETDPAIMQVHLSVNAENNAALRLYESLGFIAYGTEPRSMRVGDLFYDEHHLALLLK, from the coding sequence ATGCCCGCACCCGATATCGTCATCCGCCTGCTGACGCCAGCCGACACCACCGCCTTTTGCGCGCTGCGCCTGCGCGCCATCCTCGATTCGCCCAGCTCGTTTTCGGCGTCACGCGAGGATGAGCTGGCGCGCACGCCGGAAGAACACGTGCAGCGCATCGCCGGCGGCACCCTGCAGCGCGGCTTTGGCGCCTTCGATGGCGATCGTCTCGTCGGTTTTGCCGGCTTGCGGCGCGAATCGCTGCGCCAGCTGTCGCACAAGGCCGTGTTATGGGGCGTGTTCGTCGATGTGACGCAGCGGGGCCATGGCGTGGCGCGGCGTCTGGTGAACGCCTGCATCGAACTGGCCGAGACGGACCCTGCCATCATGCAAGTGCACTTGAGCGTGAATGCGGAAAACAATGCCGCCCTGCGCCTGTATGAATCCCTGGGATTTATCGCGTATGGCACGGAGCCGCGCTCGATGCGCGTGGGCGACCTGTTTTATGACGAGCATCACCTGGCCTTGCTGCTCAAGTGA
- a CDS encoding tetratricopeptide repeat protein → MKHALSLPSVVLATVLAACQSSPPPTAAEIEAVAMLARQAGDHQAERKVRSWAGKDMPVAERELALIYQPRPERRAETLSLFEQAARAGDTEAAFELGQMLRAATPAQAWLWYRQAAQQGHAKAALMLGLLAANGEGVPQDPVIAAHWLAKSSELGNPHAMFLLYNAYREGRGVPRDLAKGRELLEEAAHHEYPPALQELAMTLQADDALRAGHLMKEATEHRHNNWNKF, encoded by the coding sequence ATGAAACACGCACTCTCCCTTCCCTCCGTCGTGCTGGCTACCGTCCTGGCCGCCTGCCAGTCGTCGCCACCACCCACGGCGGCGGAAATCGAAGCCGTGGCCATGCTCGCGCGCCAGGCGGGCGACCACCAGGCCGAACGCAAGGTACGCAGCTGGGCCGGCAAGGACATGCCCGTCGCCGAGCGCGAACTGGCGCTGATTTACCAGCCCCGCCCCGAGCGCCGCGCCGAGACGCTGAGTCTGTTCGAACAGGCGGCCCGCGCCGGCGACACGGAAGCGGCGTTCGAGCTGGGCCAGATGCTGCGCGCGGCCACGCCGGCCCAAGCGTGGCTGTGGTACCGGCAAGCGGCGCAGCAAGGCCATGCGAAGGCGGCCCTGATGCTGGGCTTGCTGGCGGCGAATGGCGAAGGCGTGCCGCAAGATCCCGTCATAGCGGCGCACTGGCTGGCCAAGTCCAGCGAACTGGGCAATCCACACGCCATGTTCCTGCTGTACAACGCCTACCGCGAAGGCCGCGGCGTGCCGCGCGACCTGGCCAAGGGCCGTGAATTGCTGGAAGAAGCCGCCCACCACGAATACCCGCCCGCCCTCCAGGAACTGGCCATGACGCTGCAGGCGGACGACGCCCTGCGCGCGGGCCACCTGATGAAGGAAGCGACGGAGCACCGGCATAACAACTGGAACAAGTTTTAA
- a CDS encoding catalase: protein MKKLTTAFGAPVVDNQNIQTAGPRGPALLQDVWFLEKLAHFDREVIPERRMHAKGSGAHGTFTVTHDITRYTRAKIFGAVGKQTPMFARFSTVAGERGAADAERDIRGFALKFYTEEGNWDLVGNNTPVFFMRDPLKFPDLNHAIKRDPRTGLRSPNSNWDFWTSLPEALHQVTVVMSDRGLPRSFRHMHGFGSHTFSFLNAQNERFWVKFTFKTQQGIQNLTDAQAEELVGKDRESSHRDLYESIENKDFPRWTLYVQIMPEKEAGTYHLNPFDLSKVWPHGDYPLIEVGVLELNRNADNHFAEVEQAAFNPANVVPGISFSPDKMLQGRLFSYGDAQRYRLGVNHSHIPVNAPKCPFHSYHRDGQMRVDGNQGGTLGYEPNSEQEWAEQPDFREPPLSIEGAADHWNHRVDEDYYSQPRALFQLMTPAQQQALFDNTARAISGASEQVKQRHIGNCTLCDPAYGAGVAEAISRLSK, encoded by the coding sequence ATGAAAAAGCTGACCACCGCCTTTGGCGCGCCTGTCGTCGACAACCAGAACATCCAGACGGCCGGCCCACGCGGCCCCGCCCTGTTGCAAGATGTCTGGTTCCTGGAAAAGCTGGCCCACTTCGACCGTGAAGTGATTCCCGAGCGCCGCATGCATGCCAAGGGATCGGGCGCGCACGGCACGTTTACCGTCACGCACGACATCACGCGCTACACGCGGGCCAAGATTTTTGGCGCAGTGGGCAAGCAAACGCCGATGTTTGCGCGCTTTTCCACGGTGGCCGGCGAACGGGGTGCGGCCGATGCGGAACGCGATATCCGCGGCTTCGCCCTGAAGTTTTATACGGAAGAAGGTAACTGGGACCTGGTCGGCAACAACACGCCCGTGTTTTTCATGCGCGACCCATTGAAATTTCCCGATCTGAACCACGCCATCAAGCGCGACCCGCGCACGGGCTTGCGCAGCCCCAACAGCAACTGGGATTTCTGGACTTCGCTGCCCGAAGCGCTGCACCAGGTGACGGTGGTGATGAGCGACCGTGGCTTGCCGCGCAGTTTCCGCCACATGCACGGTTTCGGCAGCCATACCTTCAGCTTCCTGAATGCGCAAAACGAGCGTTTCTGGGTCAAGTTCACCTTTAAAACCCAGCAAGGCATTCAAAACCTGACCGACGCGCAAGCCGAGGAACTGGTCGGCAAGGACCGCGAAAGCTCGCACCGCGACCTGTATGAAAGCATCGAAAACAAGGATTTCCCCCGCTGGACCCTGTACGTGCAGATCATGCCGGAAAAAGAGGCAGGCACGTATCACCTCAACCCGTTCGACCTGTCGAAAGTGTGGCCGCACGGCGACTACCCGCTGATCGAAGTGGGCGTGCTGGAACTGAACCGCAATGCGGACAACCATTTCGCGGAAGTGGAACAGGCGGCCTTCAACCCGGCCAACGTGGTACCGGGCATCAGCTTTTCGCCGGACAAGATGCTGCAAGGCCGCCTGTTTTCGTATGGCGACGCGCAGCGCTACCGCCTCGGCGTCAACCACAGCCATATCCCTGTCAACGCGCCGAAATGCCCGTTCCACAGCTACCACCGCGACGGCCAGATGCGCGTCGACGGCAACCAGGGAGGAACGTTGGGCTATGAGCCGAACAGCGAGCAGGAATGGGCCGAGCAGCCGGACTTCCGCGAACCGCCATTGAGCATCGAAGGCGCGGCCGACCACTGGAACCACAGGGTCGACGAGGATTACTATTCGCAGCCGCGCGCCCTGTTCCAGCTGATGACGCCGGCACAGCAGCAGGCGCTGTTCGACAACACGGCGCGCGCCATCTCGGGCGCTTCGGAGCAAGTCAAGCAACGCCACATCGGCAATTGCACGCTGTGCGACCCCGCCTATGGCGCGGGCGTGGCCGAAGCGATCAGCCGCCTGAGCAAGTAA
- the zigA gene encoding zinc metallochaperone GTPase ZigA, with amino-acid sequence MPQRKLPVTVLSGFLGAGKTTLLNHILRNREGKRVAVIVNDMSEVNIDASLVKDSAEAAGAALSRTEEKLVEMSNGCICCTLRDDLLLEVRRLAAEDRFDYLLIESTGVGEPMPVAATFDFEDEHGDSLNDVARIDCMVTVVDCANLLADFHSEDSLEQRGEIAGEGDDRQLANLLTEQIEFANVIVLNKVDMVAADERRRVLAILKALNPGARIIETNQSVVPLDAILGTHLFDLEQAAAMPGWAQELAGSHTPETDTYGIGSFVYRTKEPFHAQRLHDFISQPIPGVVRSKGYFWLASRPEWVASLSGAGKLMNIEPVGLWWASVPKERWPTDAASLAEVKAGWSETYGDRYQELVFIGQDMDQAAIEADLKKCQLSTTETRQGMAAWRQLPDPFPLWQRMEELED; translated from the coding sequence ATGCCCCAGCGCAAACTCCCCGTCACCGTCCTGTCCGGCTTTCTCGGCGCCGGCAAGACCACCTTGCTCAACCACATACTGCGCAACCGCGAAGGCAAGCGCGTGGCCGTCATCGTCAACGACATGAGCGAAGTCAATATCGACGCTTCGTTGGTCAAGGATAGTGCCGAAGCGGCCGGCGCGGCGCTGTCGCGCACGGAAGAAAAACTCGTGGAAATGTCGAACGGCTGCATCTGCTGCACCCTGCGCGACGATCTGTTGCTGGAAGTGCGGCGCCTGGCTGCCGAAGACCGCTTCGATTACCTGTTGATCGAATCGACGGGCGTGGGCGAACCGATGCCCGTGGCCGCCACCTTCGACTTCGAGGACGAGCACGGCGACAGCCTGAACGACGTGGCCCGCATCGACTGCATGGTCACCGTCGTCGACTGCGCCAACCTGCTGGCGGATTTTCATAGCGAAGACAGCCTGGAGCAGCGCGGCGAGATCGCGGGCGAGGGCGACGACCGCCAGCTGGCCAACCTGCTCACGGAACAGATCGAGTTTGCCAATGTCATCGTCCTCAACAAGGTCGACATGGTGGCGGCGGACGAGCGCCGGCGCGTGCTGGCCATTTTAAAAGCCCTCAATCCCGGCGCGCGCATCATCGAAACCAACCAGTCCGTCGTGCCGCTCGACGCCATCCTGGGCACGCACTTGTTCGACCTGGAGCAGGCGGCCGCCATGCCGGGCTGGGCGCAGGAGTTGGCTGGCAGCCACACGCCGGAGACGGACACCTACGGCATCGGCAGCTTCGTCTACCGGACGAAGGAACCGTTCCACGCGCAGCGCCTGCACGATTTCATCTCGCAACCGATACCGGGCGTGGTGCGCAGCAAGGGATATTTCTGGCTGGCCAGCCGCCCCGAATGGGTGGCCAGCCTGTCCGGCGCGGGCAAGCTGATGAATATCGAGCCCGTGGGACTGTGGTGGGCGTCCGTGCCGAAGGAGCGCTGGCCCACGGATGCCGCCTCGCTGGCGGAAGTGAAGGCGGGCTGGAGCGAAACGTACGGCGACCGCTACCAGGAGCTCGTCTTCATCGGCCAGGACATGGACCAGGCGGCCATCGAGGCGGACTTGAAGAAATGTCAACTCAGCACCACGGAAACGCGCCAGGGCATGGCCGCCTGGCGCCAGCTGCCCGACCCGTTTCCACTATGGCAACGCATGGAAGAACTCGAAGACTAA
- a CDS encoding CobW family GTP-binding protein: MTELIPVTIITGFLGSGKTTLLKRILQGDHGVRIAVIENEFAAESIDHGLLVQDSDEQIVEMNTGCICCSVRGDLIRILGELHARRAAGSITFDHVILETTGLAAPGPVAQTFFAEPSVSECYMLDAILTVVDARHAQQQLTAHKEAQEQVGFADRILLSKTDLVSKDDLAALRQRLVAINGRASIQKVRFGNVPLRDILNIRGFNLNAIVELEPDFLGELGHRHGDGVQSFVYHQSQPLDLLQVENFLDAVVQLFGAQLMRYKGILYVADLPCRAVFQGVHMLMGSELGAPWRDDEPRASKIIFIGRDLPQEMLIRGLDRCVVKADSPVGVAA; encoded by the coding sequence ATGACAGAACTGATCCCCGTCACCATCATCACGGGCTTTCTCGGCAGCGGGAAAACGACCTTGCTCAAGCGCATATTGCAGGGCGATCACGGCGTGCGCATCGCCGTGATCGAAAATGAATTCGCCGCCGAAAGCATCGACCATGGCTTGCTGGTGCAGGACAGCGACGAGCAGATCGTGGAAATGAACACTGGCTGCATCTGCTGCAGCGTGCGGGGCGACCTGATCCGCATCCTGGGCGAATTGCACGCCAGGCGCGCGGCGGGAAGCATCACGTTTGATCACGTCATCCTCGAAACGACGGGCCTGGCCGCGCCGGGTCCCGTGGCGCAAACCTTCTTTGCGGAACCCTCCGTCAGCGAGTGCTACATGCTGGACGCCATTTTGACGGTGGTCGATGCGCGCCATGCGCAGCAGCAATTGACGGCGCACAAGGAAGCGCAGGAGCAAGTGGGCTTTGCCGACCGCATCCTGCTGTCGAAGACGGACCTGGTCAGCAAGGACGACCTGGCCGCGCTGCGCCAGCGCCTGGTCGCCATCAATGGCCGCGCCAGCATACAGAAAGTGCGCTTTGGCAATGTTCCGCTGCGCGACATCCTGAACATCCGCGGTTTCAATCTGAACGCCATCGTCGAACTGGAGCCGGATTTCCTCGGAGAATTGGGCCACCGCCATGGGGACGGCGTGCAATCGTTCGTCTACCACCAGTCCCAGCCCCTCGATCTGCTGCAGGTGGAAAACTTTCTCGATGCCGTGGTGCAGCTGTTCGGCGCCCAGCTGATGCGCTACAAGGGCATTTTGTATGTTGCCGACTTGCCATGCCGCGCCGTGTTCCAGGGCGTGCACATGCTGATGGGCTCGGAATTGGGCGCACCGTGGCGCGACGATGAGCCGCGCGCCAGCAAGATCATTTTTATCGGCCGCGACTTGCCGCAGGAGATGCTGATCCGGGGCCTGGACCGCTGCGTGGTCAAGGCGGATAGTCCCGTCGGGGTGGCCGCATGA
- a CDS encoding Fur family transcriptional regulator, producing the protein MLTSSSTPHAESLIRNTNARVTKTRVKVLDFLMAQSRSLTHHEIQQALSQDSDIDSVTLYRVLEWLTENELVHRIAGADQVWRFSAGAGHQAHEHAHFQCTKCANVTCFNEVKLPPPVLLPEGFSGGEVDYLIKGLCPRCK; encoded by the coding sequence ATGTTGACATCATCTTCTACACCGCACGCCGAATCGCTGATCCGCAATACCAACGCCCGCGTCACCAAGACGCGCGTGAAGGTACTCGACTTTTTAATGGCGCAAAGCCGTTCGCTGACCCACCATGAAATCCAGCAAGCGCTGTCGCAGGACAGCGATATCGATTCCGTCACCCTGTACCGGGTGCTGGAATGGCTGACGGAAAATGAACTGGTGCACCGCATCGCGGGCGCCGACCAGGTGTGGCGCTTCAGCGCCGGTGCCGGCCACCAGGCGCACGAACACGCGCACTTTCAGTGCACCAAATGCGCGAACGTTACCTGCTTCAATGAAGTCAAGCTGCCGCCGCCCGTGCTCTTGCCGGAAGGCTTCAGCGGCGGCGAAGTCGATTACCTGATCAAGGGCCTGTGCCCGCGCTGCAAGTAA
- a CDS encoding bifunctional 2',3'-cyclic-nucleotide 2'-phosphodiesterase/3'-nucleotidase, whose amino-acid sequence MKTNWVMLAALASAGLVGCNGSSNTAPAIPEGTTVTVALLETTDIHSNVLSYNYYALAEDTSLGLERTSTLIQAARVENPNNVLLDDGDVIQGTLLADLQAVAAPVPCSGTLAVHKAMNALKYDAGGMGNHEFNYGLPYLSQITNTDFGIPGVAKPTGTCGAPAFPSVLSNVVGVSSGKPIFQPYALLPRDFAATAPDGSKLTVKINVGVLSFVPPQILEWDQKVLAGKVSVTGVQEAAKQYVPELRNKGADLVVALSHGGLDTSTYSPKMENGSYHLTSTGIDALMIGHSHLIFPKGKETGAAALDASFAAFPASAKIDAVNGFVNGVPTVMAQSWGRRLGIIKLTMVYQGGKWVVQPAKTTVESRGFKYTDGTTLVKADPAIAPLVATEHAATIAYARQPLGISTDFEMSAYFALVGDVSAIQLVNQAQLDYVKNFIATSTDATLSSYKNIPVISCSAPFKAGRNGPSDFTDVAAGATPAAPVGLQVRNPGDLYLYSNNNLQAVKIKGADLKAWLETSARQFAQIDPSATAEQDLVPSYGTIYNYDVFYAENNALTYQIDVTKKPGSRIVNLTYKGAPVADGDDFIVATNDYRAGGGGAVPGIDGSKTIIKSPDANQAVVSNYLASLSTKGGKVTLAANGSARSWSFVKTATAGPVILRSAPGHLALAQGSGIASVAAEGGLDASGFAKYRIDLSK is encoded by the coding sequence ATGAAAACAAATTGGGTCATGCTGGCGGCGCTGGCAAGTGCGGGTCTCGTCGGTTGCAACGGCAGTTCGAACACGGCGCCAGCCATTCCCGAGGGCACGACGGTCACCGTGGCATTGCTGGAAACCACCGATATCCACTCGAACGTCTTGAGCTACAACTATTATGCGCTGGCCGAAGACACGAGCCTGGGCCTGGAGCGCACGTCGACCCTGATCCAGGCGGCGCGCGTGGAAAATCCGAACAATGTGCTGCTCGACGATGGCGACGTCATCCAGGGCACCTTGCTGGCCGACCTGCAGGCCGTGGCCGCGCCCGTTCCTTGCAGCGGCACCCTGGCCGTGCACAAGGCCATGAACGCGCTGAAATACGACGCGGGCGGCATGGGCAACCATGAATTCAACTATGGCTTGCCCTACCTGAGCCAGATCACCAACACGGATTTCGGCATACCCGGCGTGGCCAAACCGACGGGCACCTGCGGCGCGCCCGCCTTCCCTTCCGTGCTGAGCAATGTCGTCGGCGTGAGCAGCGGCAAGCCCATCTTCCAGCCTTACGCCCTGCTGCCCCGCGATTTCGCCGCCACGGCGCCCGACGGCAGCAAGCTGACCGTGAAAATCAATGTGGGCGTGCTGAGCTTTGTACCGCCGCAAATCCTCGAATGGGACCAGAAAGTGCTCGCCGGCAAAGTCAGCGTGACGGGCGTGCAGGAAGCGGCCAAGCAATATGTGCCGGAATTGCGCAACAAGGGAGCCGACCTCGTCGTGGCCCTGTCCCATGGCGGCCTGGACACCAGCACCTACAGCCCGAAGATGGAAAACGGCAGCTATCACCTGACCAGCACGGGCATCGACGCCCTGATGATCGGCCACTCGCATTTGATCTTCCCGAAAGGCAAAGAGACGGGCGCGGCCGCGCTGGACGCCTCGTTCGCCGCCTTCCCCGCCAGCGCGAAGATCGACGCCGTCAACGGCTTTGTGAACGGCGTGCCCACCGTCATGGCGCAAAGCTGGGGCCGCCGTCTGGGCATCATCAAGCTGACGATGGTCTATCAGGGCGGCAAGTGGGTGGTGCAGCCGGCCAAGACGACGGTGGAATCGCGCGGCTTCAAGTACACGGACGGCACGACCCTCGTGAAAGCCGACCCGGCCATCGCCCCGCTGGTAGCCACCGAGCATGCGGCCACCATCGCCTACGCCAGGCAGCCGCTGGGCATCAGCACGGATTTCGAGATGTCGGCCTACTTCGCGCTGGTGGGCGACGTCAGCGCCATCCAGCTGGTGAACCAGGCACAGCTCGATTACGTGAAGAACTTCATCGCCACCAGCACGGATGCGACCTTGTCCAGCTACAAGAATATCCCCGTCATCTCGTGCAGCGCGCCATTCAAGGCGGGCCGCAACGGGCCGTCGGACTTCACGGACGTGGCCGCGGGCGCGACGCCGGCCGCGCCGGTTGGCTTGCAGGTGCGCAATCCGGGCGACCTGTATTTATATAGCAATAACAACTTGCAAGCCGTGAAGATCAAGGGCGCGGACTTGAAGGCCTGGCTGGAAACGTCGGCCAGGCAATTCGCCCAGATCGACCCGAGCGCCACGGCGGAGCAGGACCTGGTGCCGTCGTATGGCACGATCTACAACTATGACGTGTTCTACGCGGAAAACAATGCCCTCACGTATCAGATCGACGTGACGAAAAAACCGGGCAGCCGCATCGTCAACCTCACGTACAAGGGCGCGCCCGTGGCCGATGGCGATGATTTCATCGTCGCCACCAACGATTACCGCGCCGGCGGCGGCGGTGCCGTGCCGGGCATTGACGGCAGCAAGACCATCATCAAGTCGCCCGATGCGAACCAGGCCGTGGTCAGCAACTACCTGGCGTCGCTCAGCACCAAGGGCGGCAAGGTGACCCTGGCGGCCAATGGCAGCGCGCGCAGCTGGAGCTTCGTCAAGACGGCCACGGCCGGCCCCGTCATCCTGCGCTCGGCGCCGGGCCACCTGGCATTGGCGCAGGGCAGCGGCATCGCCAGCGTGGCGGCCGAAGGCGGGCTCGACGCCAGCGGTTTCGCCAAGTACCGCATCGACCTGAGCAAATAA
- a CDS encoding nickel transporter: protein MSVEAGLPALALIFLLGMRHGLEPDHLAAVDGLTLRSQAAHPRWTPWMGALFALGHGVCVLAIVAVAALASRQLTPSESVFGWLEWLPIVLLLVIAALNARSLLAGAQLAEVRGRLLPGWLRRASGPLGAILVGMLFALVFDTALQAAAWGYAAVALGGMGPALLTGTVFAVGMGVTDTFDGWVTAKVMRTGKLDVVRAFRRRLGWPIVAICVAMAAYMAAGKLDPAWSLPESWTAALGAAMVLLMAAVYGWTLLGLRRVRA, encoded by the coding sequence ATGAGCGTGGAAGCGGGCTTGCCCGCCCTGGCGCTGATCTTTCTGCTTGGCATGCGGCATGGCCTGGAACCGGACCACCTGGCTGCCGTCGATGGCCTCACCTTGCGTAGCCAGGCGGCCCACCCGCGCTGGACGCCGTGGATGGGGGCGCTGTTTGCCCTAGGGCATGGCGTCTGCGTGCTGGCCATCGTGGCCGTTGCCGCCCTGGCATCCAGGCAATTGACTCCTTCGGAAAGCGTGTTCGGCTGGCTGGAATGGCTGCCCATCGTCTTGCTGCTGGTGATAGCCGCGCTGAATGCGCGCAGCTTGCTGGCTGGCGCGCAACTGGCCGAGGTGCGCGGCCGGCTGCTGCCAGGCTGGCTGCGGCGCGCGTCCGGGCCGCTGGGCGCCATCCTCGTCGGCATGCTGTTCGCGCTGGTGTTCGATACGGCCTTGCAGGCGGCGGCCTGGGGCTACGCGGCCGTGGCGCTGGGCGGCATGGGGCCAGCCTTGCTGACGGGGACGGTGTTTGCCGTCGGCATGGGCGTAACGGATACCTTCGATGGCTGGGTCACGGCAAAGGTCATGCGCACCGGCAAGCTTGATGTCGTGCGGGCGTTCCGGCGCCGCCTGGGCTGGCCCATCGTCGCCATCTGCGTGGCGATGGCCGCTTACATGGCTGCCGGCAAGCTTGATCCGGCCTGGTCGCTGCCGGAAAGCTGGACGGCGGCGCTGGGCGCGGCCATGGTCTTGCTGATGGCGGCCGTGTACGGCTGGACCTTGCTGGGCTTGCGCCGCGTGCGTGCGTAA
- a CDS encoding alpha/beta hydrolase, whose amino-acid sequence MDLITSAVVAAIEHGAPGHAPEAVASHYQRLKLAIAKFDSAAAILAAIAALEAEPANTQLQLALSAALSTAKIPDDMETLFAAQGLLDALRPPVALPPAAPAAQTAPAPADKSAVVSNYAVVKVYFATDRQRDVGKPPAQRFSGERNVMGGNGPLSYGSCDISIPRDHRMGQLESPSLWRLEFRDDPAKHVVVLSADVQDHDNFFAALKTQIRASAGKSAFIFVHGYNVSFEDAARRTGQMAYDLGFDGAPVFYSWPSRGEVASYTIDENNIEWSTPHITAFLGDFLASTEAAQVYLVGHSMGSRGLARAVADLLAAQPQLAQKITEIILSAPDIDAAIFKQDIAPKLAGARNPVTLYASSQDLALAASKAVHGYARAGDSGAGMLIVAGVETIDATGVDTSFMKHSYFAEKRSALSDMFYLIRNHARADQRFLEPVDTAAGRYWTFKP is encoded by the coding sequence ATGGACTTGATTACTTCCGCCGTCGTGGCGGCCATCGAACATGGCGCGCCCGGCCACGCGCCGGAAGCCGTCGCCAGCCACTATCAACGCCTGAAGCTGGCCATCGCCAAGTTCGACAGCGCCGCCGCCATCCTGGCCGCCATCGCCGCGCTGGAGGCCGAACCCGCCAATACCCAGCTGCAACTGGCCCTGTCGGCTGCCCTCTCCACGGCGAAAATACCCGATGACATGGAAACCCTGTTCGCCGCGCAAGGCTTGCTCGATGCGCTGCGTCCGCCCGTAGCCCTGCCGCCGGCAGCGCCTGCGGCGCAAACGGCGCCCGCCCCCGCCGACAAAAGCGCCGTTGTGTCGAACTACGCGGTGGTGAAAGTGTATTTCGCCACGGACCGCCAGCGCGACGTGGGCAAGCCGCCGGCCCAGCGCTTCAGCGGCGAACGCAACGTCATGGGAGGCAATGGCCCGCTCAGCTATGGCAGCTGCGACATCAGCATCCCGCGCGACCACCGCATGGGCCAGCTGGAATCGCCGTCGCTGTGGCGCCTGGAATTTCGCGACGACCCAGCCAAGCACGTGGTGGTGCTGTCGGCCGACGTGCAGGACCACGACAACTTCTTTGCCGCACTGAAAACCCAGATCCGCGCGTCGGCCGGCAAGAGCGCCTTTATCTTCGTGCACGGCTACAACGTGAGTTTCGAGGATGCGGCGCGGCGCACGGGACAAATGGCCTACGACCTCGGTTTCGACGGCGCGCCCGTGTTCTACAGCTGGCCGTCGCGCGGTGAAGTGGCCAGCTACACCATCGATGAAAACAATATCGAATGGAGCACGCCCCACATCACGGCCTTCCTGGGCGACTTTCTCGCCAGCACGGAGGCGGCGCAAGTCTATCTGGTAGGCCACAGCATGGGCAGCCGGGGCCTGGCGCGCGCCGTGGCCGACTTGCTGGCCGCGCAACCGCAGCTGGCGCAAAAGATCACGGAAATCATCCTGTCCGCGCCCGACATCGACGCCGCCATCTTCAAACAGGATATCGCGCCCAAACTGGCCGGCGCGCGCAACCCCGTCACTTTATATGCCTCTTCGCAAGACCTGGCGCTGGCCGCCTCGAAAGCCGTGCACGGCTACGCGCGCGCAGGCGACAGCGGCGCCGGCATGCTGATCGTGGCGGGCGTGGAAACCATCGACGCCACCGGGGTCGACACGAGCTTCATGAAGCACTCCTACTTTGCGGAAAAGCGCTCGGCCCTGTCCGACATGTTTTATCTGATACGCAACCATGCGCGCGCCGACCAGCGCTTTCTCGAGCCCGTCGATACGGCCGCCGGCCGCTATTGGACGTTCAAACCATGA